The genomic DNA CAGATGCTACCCTTTAGCTTTGCATGCCCAGAATACGATTTAATAACAAAGAGAGTGGATCCGTCTTCTGGGGGGGGTGTATTTTGACTAAGAtcatttaagttttatattattattgagAGAAACAGTTTGTCCTGTTAATTTTCTTGTTGTGTTTCAAAGTCATTGAGACTAAGAACTTATACTTTAGCACTaagaactgtgcctggcacccaATAGGCATTTAAttgatatttgttaaataatgttaataatactCAAGGTCTGTGTTTTGTTCATGCAGGTTGATCCAAAAGACTACATGTTCAGTGGACTGAAGGATGAAACAGTAGGTCGCTTACCTGGGACAGTAGCAGGACAACAGTTTCTCATTCAAGACTGTGAGAACTGTAACATCTATGTTTTTGATCACTCTGCTACAATTACCATTGATGACTGTACTAACTGCATAATTTTTCTGGGACCAGTGAAAGGCAGTGTGTTTTTCCGGAATTGCAGAGATTGCAAGTGCACATTAGCCTGCCAACAATTTCGTGTGCGTGATTGTAGAAAGCTGGAAGTCTTTTTGTGCTGTGCCACTCAACCCATCATTGAGTCATCCTCAAATATCAAATTTGGCTGTTTTCAATGGTACTATCCTGAATTAGCTTTCCAGTTCAAAGATGCAGGGCTAAGTATCTTCAACAATACATGGAGTAACATTCATGACTTTACACCTGTGTCAGGAGAACTCAACTGGAGCCTTCTTCCAGAAGATGCTGTGGTTCAGGACTATGTTCCTGTACCTACTACTGAAGAGCTCAAAGCTGTTCGTGTTTCCACAGAAGCCAATAGAAGCATTGTTCCAATATCCCGGGGTCATAGACAGAAGAGCAGCGATGAATCATGCTTAGTGGTATTATTTGCTGGTGATTATACTATTGCAAATGCCAGGAAACTAATTGACAAggtaaggagaaagagaaaagaaatagtcatACACCTAGATTTAAAAATGGACCACTCTGGAATACTTACATTCTTTTCAAATTGGCTATTTGAAATATAGGCAActgctgggtgtggcagctcatgcctgtaatcccagcactttgggaggccaaggcaggtggatcatgaggtcaggagttcaagaccagcctggccaagatggtgaaaccctgtctctactaaaaatacaaaaaattgccggatgtggtggcacacgcctgtaatcccagctactcgggaggctgaggtggagaattgcttaaacccgggaggcagaggttgcagtgagccaagattacaccactgcactccagcttggtgacagagcgagactgcatttcgaaaaaaagaaagaaataagaaatacaggCAACCCTCAAGTTATAGTCCTTTGCCTCCACCCCCTGAACCAATAGATTTGTCTGTAAGTAGATTGCTTGGGCCTTAAAATACTTTctcaaagaaacttaaaaaaaaaattcaattcagtAAGCATTaagcacctattttttttttttttttttttttttagacagaattttgctcttgtcatccaggctgtggaatggtatgatctcagctctctgcaacctccgcctcctgggttcaagtgattctcctgcctcagcctcccaagtagctgggattacaggcacgcaccaccacgcccagctaatttttgtattattagtagagatggggttttaccatgttggccaggctagtcttgaactgctgacctcaggtgatccgcccgtctcggcctcccaaagtgctgggattacaggtgtgaaccgctgtgcccagccagcacctGTTATGTGCTAGTTACTATTATCATATTTCACTGATGATAAGATGCCTATTTGTTTTCCAAGGTTTTGCTTATGTGGAATGCATCTTATAATTGATAGCAACTTAGAAATGACAAACTACAGTATATGCTAGAGATGAAGGTAAATACACAAAATTCTTTGCCCTTAAAGAGTTtccatggccgggcacggtggctcaagcttgtaatcccagcactttgggaggccgaggcgggtggatcacgaggtcaagagatcgagaccatcctggtcaacatggtgaaaccccgtctctactaaaaatacaaaaaaatagtgtGTTGgggggtggcgcatgcctgtaatcccagctactcaggaggctgaggcaggagaattgcctgaacccaggaggcggaggttgcagtgagccgagatcacgccattgcactccagcctgggtaacaaaaagcgaaactccgtctcaaaaaaaaaaaaagagtttccatGATTTCTGGAGAAGCTCCCAAAAGTAGTACTGCTTAGCAAAGCATGACAGTTTATAATTATTTAGTGGGGAAATTTCTTTGCTCCCAAATGTAGTACTGCTTAGTAAAGCatgacattttataattatttagtgGGGAAATTTCTTTGGAGTTCTAATTGGTTAGGGGGTAGAAAATGCATTTTTGGTGGCGGggggatgaagtcttgctctgttgtcaggctggagtgcagtggtgccatctcagctcactgcagcctttatttcccaggttcaagtgattctcctgcctcagcctcccaagtagctgggactacagacaggtgccaccacacccagctaatttttttgaattttcagtagagacagggtttcaccatgttaaccaggatgccttcgatctcttgaccttgtgatctgcctgcctcaggcctcccaaagtgccgggattacaggcgtgagccactgcgcctggctgaaaaTACATTTAGGAATAAATACCTTTGAACCCTGTTGTGACTGTGAGAGCAACCTCCACATTATGTTCCTTATTTTCCTGTACTCTATTGCCATAGAAGGGAGCTTTGTGTAGAAGAGTGAGATGGAAGCTAGGTTGGCAAAGTTTATAGGCTTATGAACAGTGGGTCTTGGTGAGCTCATGAGTAGAGAAGGTTTCTAGGGTAGCAACTTCTGcttgaaaaataattgaagataAAGGGGTTAGGGGCTCCAGAAGCAGCAGTTCCTTTGTTGGTGGATGCTCCAGTGGGAAGGCAGCAGTAGGATATATTGATTATCCATTCATCAGGTTCCTTCAGGAGGAATctgtttgaatttaaaaatcaaacttacaGAAATGGAGAAGTGAATGGAAAAACTCATCaagtctctttttatttttttgagagagagtgtagctttgtctcccaggctggagtgcagtggcaggatcttagctcactgcaacctctgcctcccgagtttaagcgattctcctgcctcgccttctgggtaggtgggattatagatgcttgccaccatgcccgctaacttttgtatttttagttgagacagggttttgccatgttggtcaggctggtcttaaactcctgacctcaagcagtctacccgccttggcctcccaaagtgctgggattataggtgtgagccaccacgctcagatGTCTctttttgaatggatttttttaaaagttggaacatatcaaaaggaaagattttaggaaaatattaaaaatgaatacctCTTAATAGCTGTACATTCTACAATGTAGAAAACCCATGTAGAAATGTATGAAATCAAGAAAGTATATCTGAGGTGTAGTTTTTAAACCAACAGAAGCCAAAGTATAATTTTAAGacttttagattttcttttttgcttatgcTAATGTGATAAAAACATTCTATGAATCTGGTAAGATATAGAAAAAGGTGCTTCTGGCTTTTGAGCTATCTGATCACATGTTAATTCAATATCTGAGAGGTAAATGCTTTTATTATACtctatggtgattttttttttaactacatacagttttcaaaatatgtaattatttaggTTAAACTCCTTTTTCGTAGGTAATGAGGAATGgacataaataatatttagcaTGTTTAAAGAAAACCATCAAAACAGTGTTTCTTCTTGAGTCATCAAATGTTCTTTAACCTTTTAACCTTTAGTATCTGGTATGTGAAATGGCAGTGTTTGTGTGCCCTTGAAAAGAATATGATGAGGAAGAATGATGTCCTTTAGATGTCCTCTGGAATACAATACAAATAATCCCAGAGCGATAATAATAACTAACACTTACGTAGTAAATACTGTATGCCGGGCACTATTGTAaggaatttaaattaattaactcAATACTCAAAACAACTCTATGAAATAAGTGCTAttattccccattttacagttatGAAAAATAGACCATAAAGAGGGTAAGTACCTTGCAAAAGGTCATTCAGCTGGTAAACAGCAGAGCCATGATTCCAGTCTAGGCAGTCTGACTGTAGGCCACACCTTCACCCTTAAACATGATGCTGTTATGCTGCTTCAGTGGTAAAGGAAAGTTGCTGAATGCCTGCCTGGTGGAGTAGGAATGTGACTGAAAGCATGTGGACTCAAGGGCCTTCTGTTCTAGGGGCTATTTAAAAGGCTACAGTTATCCTATCTCATTCTGGCAGTACAGAATTAAGGAATgaagagaacaaacaaaaataaaaaataaaatgccaagtaCATATGAAGAGGGTATCAAAATATGCTGAAAGACAGAAGACTTACATATTATATTGAGAGATTaccttttttaattaatttatttatttatttttgagagattaccttttttaaaaaatgaaatgagttcTTAGGGAAATATGTATTAGAAACTACTGAATCttgagatgaaaaaaataaaacttgagtcTTTCTCATGTCAAAATACAAATGTCAGGACAGCTTAGACTGAAACTGTGATTGCTAACTCTATATTTGTTAAACCACAGGAGGatcacagaattttatttcacattgttttaatacattaaataatgaatttttttgtgATAAGAAGTATAAAACTTGAGAGAGGGTAGGAAGTCCAAAAAGGCTGGGTAAAACAGAAAGTACATTCCATAGGGAGCCAAGAGAAGTTACTAAGCTTTGGTTTTCTCACCTAAAAATCAGATTCCTCGACTTCTCTTACCTACATCACAGATATGTACAGgataaattaaagtaaaatagttTGAATTATTTAGGAGTATTTCATCATTTGAAATTGAAGTTGGTAGGTACCACTATTTTCAAGTCTTTAAAAGTAGAAGAATTTTCATGAAAAGGAGTCTCTCCAAATCTGCAGTGAAGTATTACAGTATAGTTTATTTAGGTAACAGTATTTTGAAGTAATCATCAAAATCTTATCAGTTTGTGTCTATAAAATTAGAGATGATAAACACTCTAGAAAATAGGTAGAATTGTTCCTGTTATTTTACAGTCATCTGGCAGTGATGTCCATGTAATTctctacaatttttaaatatgggtttttttgtttttttgtttgtttgttttggaggcAGCATTGAATGAGGGTTCTGAAATAGGATTTGAGTTTGATCAAATTTAATGGAATGGTATGGAATAACTTAGCCACAGGATGAAATACTATCGGCCATTAAAACTGATTTCATGTAGAAAATGTCACAAGTAAGTGAAAATGTGTAGAATGTTATGTAagtaacattcttttttaaagtaggTAAGTCTGGAAAGTTATAGATACTAAAATGTTAACAGTCATGCTTATTCTTAGGCAGTTAATTAAGagcagggttttctttttttgcagttcTATGGATTTAACAATGAGCATATATTGTTTCTGtaatgggagaaaaagaaaactgggagGGTATATCTGTATGGCAGTAGCATCTTTTAGTTGTAGCACCCTGGTTGATattcctttgtttctattttttatttttcaaatgttctgtGTTGAGAATACATGTTACTTTTAATTATTGATCGATGATACActggacatggaaaatgtggcacatacacaccatggagtactatgcagctgtaaaaaccaatgagttcgtgtcctttgtagggagggacgtggatgaacctggaaaccatcattctcagcaaactgacacaagaacagaaaatcaaaccgcatgttctcactcataggagggtgatgaacaatgagaacacgtggacacagggagggaagcatcacacactggggtctgtcagggagaaataggggagggccagcaggggatgggaagttggggaggaatagcatggggagaaatgccagatataggtgatggggaggaaggtagcaaaccacattgccatgtatatacctatgcaacaatcttgcatgttcttcacatgtatcccaaaacccaaaatgcaataaaatacatatttaaaaaaaaactaacaagctTTGCTAAAAATTAAGTGATTGGAatgactacatttttttttaagagacagggtcttgccctgttgtccaggctggagtgtagtggtgagatcatagctcagtgtagcctcaaactcctgggttcagaggatcctcccacctcagcctcctgagtacctagaactacaggcacatgccaccacacctggctaattttaaaattttttacactgttggtgggagtgtaaattaattcaaccattgtggaagacagtgtagcgattcctcaatgacttaaaaatagaaatcccatttgacccagcaatcccattactgggtatatatccaaaggattagaaatcattctactataaggacacatgcacacgaatgttcattgcagcactgtttacaatagcaaagacctggaaccaacccaaatgcccatcgatgatagactggatagggaaaatgtggtacatatacaccatggaatattacgcagccatcaaaaacgatgagtttgcgtcctttgtagggacatggatgaacctggaaaccatcattctcagcaaactgacacaagagcagaaaatcaaacaccgcatgttctcactcataggcgggtgttgaacaatgagaacacatggggaggggagcactacacgctggggtccgttggggggaaatgggggagggatggggaggtggggaggtgggaagaggtagcatggggggaaatgacagatacaggtgaggggacggaaggcagcaaaccacactgccgtgtgtgtacctatgcaacaatcttgcctgttcttcacatgtacccccaaacttaaaatgcaataaaaataaaattaaatttaaaaaaatttaaaaaaaagaaagaaaaaagaaaaaaaaaattttttatagatggggtcttgctgtgttgcccaggctggtctcaaactcctggtctcaagcgatcctcccatgtTGACCTCTCAGAACTCAGATAGCAGGTATGAGCCATGATGCTAGGCtgactttgcatttttaaaaactactttcataattactttaaaaattaatacatccTTGTGGAGAATTATAGAAACAAGAAAGAGTAAAATAAGttcaaaatcaatatataattgTACCATACCTTGTATAatctttttaagaataatttttaaatttatttaagagacagggtcagaTTAACTAGGTTTGAATCACAGCTCTGTCACTTAATTGTTAAAtgtccttgggcaagtcccttaaTCACTGTGTGCCTTAGTTTTCACATCTGTACAATGAGGGTAATGATACCTACTTCATGGGAGGGTTAAACATATACCTGTAAAGTACATAAAGCTGTCtgccacatagtaagtgctcagtaagtgtgATCTACAGTTATTGTGCTATACTATATACATTTgtatcatgctttttaaaattaacattattggccaggtacagtggctcatgcttttaattccagcatcttgggtggctgaggcaagaggatggcttgagcccaggagttcaagatcagcctggcaacatggcaagaccctgtctctacaaaaaaaatttttttaaagttagctgggcacggtggcacgggcctgtaggtctagctacctgggaggctgaggtggaaggatcgcttgagcccaggagtttgaggctgcagtgagatatgactGCACAACTACATtccaaccagggcaacagagtgagaccctgtctcaaaaaagaaagaaaaagaaactatataaAAGTAACATTATTACATAagcttttccccattttattaTAACATCTTTGTTGTATTTAATGAACTATGATAAATGTAATGAACTGTGGCATTTCATCATGTGACTATACCATAATTTACTTAACCATTCTCTTCTCATTGGACATTTGCAGTATCACCAAACTAAAACTTCCATCTGGTAGCAGAAAAATTTTAATCATGTTTTAAACTCGAGAGGTAATTCACATTTATTTGACCCATCTGGCAGTACTAAGCCAGAACTACCCATCTGGAAGAAAGAAGCTCATATAGTGAGAACTTATTATCGCAAACACCCTGAATTAGacttataattaaaacaaaaatcagtgtgCTGTTGAGAAACACTAGAATAGGAAATCATTGTTTTAGTCTcagaaatttatttgaaaatctaaatgaaattttattttcacagatgGTTGGTAAAGGCTTTTTTCTAGTTCAGACGAAGGAAGTGTCCATGAAAGCTGAGGATGCTCAAAGGGTTTTTCGGGAAAAAGCACCTGACTTCCTTCCTCTTCTGAACCAAGGTACCTTCTGGATGATTGGTATACTTTTGTGGTTATTTTCTTTACATGCTGATTTGATTTACTTttgcctttaacatttcttttgcgttgccttctctttctcatttgttcttttttttttctattattgttcagaaatgttaaaatttcaCATCACTCAAGGAGCCCTAGATAACTAACTAGAAATTAggcattcctttttttccctatCCTGTGTTCTTAGTACTGAAAGTCACATTTTATTAtgtatcttattattattttaattattattgtattattgttttaCCTATATAGTGTAGTGAGTAAACATTTCATGCTCCCTGCTCAGAGTTGCAAAGCACTTGATAAAGATTCTATCTACCTTCAGTGTGCTTTAATCATactggaaaagaaataagaaatataaagtggtatattattttatgtatttcatatgATTGATTAACTTCCCTTATATAATTAGAGTTGTTTTCCCTAATGGGTAAATGCCACCAGTAAATTTCAGATATTGGATATAGGTCTTCAAAGAGAGGAACTTAAGTATGTGTGCCCACCTGAAGGGTTACTGTCTGCCTACCTGTATTTGAAGGTGTATTAATTCTAGAGGACAGAGTATTCTTTATCTGTTCAGGGTGCGGACATTGTTTGCTGAAGGCTCATCAGGCTTTCCTTGACTGGCCTGAGCAAATATGTATAGTAATATGCAGTGTTGATTGAGTATACCTTAGAGAGGGGGCACATCTGCATTTTATGTGCtctttatgtataaaaatatgataataaaCTGTGAAAACCTGTATGAAATGTTAGAGG from Saimiri boliviensis isolate mSaiBol1 chromosome X, mSaiBol1.pri, whole genome shotgun sequence includes the following:
- the RP2 gene encoding protein XRP2, with amino-acid sequence MGCFFSKRRKAGRESRPENEEERPKQYSWDQREKVDPKDYMFSGLKDETVGRLPGTVAGQQFLIQDCENCNIYVFDHSATITIDDCTNCIIFLGPVKGSVFFRNCRDCKCTLACQQFRVRDCRKLEVFLCCATQPIIESSSNIKFGCFQWYYPELAFQFKDAGLSIFNNTWSNIHDFTPVSGELNWSLLPEDAVVQDYVPVPTTEELKAVRVSTEANRSIVPISRGHRQKSSDESCLVVLFAGDYTIANARKLIDKMVGKGFFLVQTKEVSMKAEDAQRVFREKAPDFLPLLNQGPVIALEFNGDGAVEGCQLTVNETFNGTKMFVSESKETASGDVDSFYNFADIQMGI